In one window of Bos taurus isolate L1 Dominette 01449 registration number 42190680 breed Hereford chromosome 15, ARS-UCD2.0, whole genome shotgun sequence DNA:
- the OR10AG1 gene encoding olfactory receptor 10AG1, with protein MEYKLRTEKSNITTMMEFILLGFSYSPNLQWILFGIFLVLYLTILMCNSVIVLITRIDPTLQTPMYFFLNHFSILEICYVTVTIPRMLMDLLSQKGHISFFTCAAQMCLVLLFGGLECLLLAVMAYHRYVAICNPLHYGLIMSPQVCVQLVTASWVSGVPVVIGQTWQVFSLPFCGSTTINHFFCDLPPVFKLACGDTFVNEIAVYVVAVVFIMVPFLLIVVSYGKIISNILKLRSARGRAKAFSTCSSHLTVVVLFYGTASTTYLQPKPNQSEETGKLISLFYTVLIPTLNPIIYTLRNKDITVALRKLLSKLST; from the coding sequence ATGGAGTACaaattaagaacagaaaaatCAAACATCACTACAATGATGGAATTTATCCTCTTGGGGTTTTCCTATAGTCCCAATTTGCAATGGATTCTTTTTGGGATATTTTTAGTCCTCTATCTGACCATCCTGATGTGCAATAGTGTCATTGTACTGATAACAAGAATTGACCCTACTCTGCAGacccccatgtactttttcctcaaCCACTTTTCCATTTTAGAAATCTGTTACGTAACTGTCACGATCCCAAGAATGCTCATGGACCTCCTGAGCCAGAAAGGGcacatttctttctttacctGTGCCGCACAAATGTGTTTGGTCCTTCTGTTTGGAGGTTTAGAGTGTCTCCTCCTGGCCGTGATGGCCTATCACCGCTACGTGGCCATTTGTAACCCTCTTCATTATGGTCTGATCATGAGCCCCCAGGTCTGTGTCCAGctggtcactgcctcctgggTCAGTGGGGTTCCTGTCGTAATTGGGCAAACATGGCAGGTTTTCTCTCTGCCCTTTTGCGGCTCTACCACAATTAATCATTTTTTCTGTGACCTCCCCCCAGTGTTCAAGCTTGCTTGTGGGGACACATTTGTGAACGAGATAGCAGTCTATGTAGTTGCAGTTGTGTTCATCATGGTTCCATTTCTGTTGATTGTTGTCTCCTATGGCAAAATTATCTCCAACATTCTGAAACTGCGATCTGCCAGGGGGAGGGCTAAAGCTTTCTCCACTTGCTCGTCTCACCTCACAGTGGTGGTCTTATTCTATGGCACAGCCTCCACCACCTATTTACAGCCCAAACCAAATCAGTCTGAAGAAACTGGGAAGCTGATCTCTCTTTTCTACACAGTTTTGATCCCAACGTTGAATCCCATTATATATACGCTGAGGAACAAAGATATCACTGTAGCACTGAGAAAACTACTAAGTAAATTATCAACTTGA